In one Perca fluviatilis chromosome 7, GENO_Pfluv_1.0, whole genome shotgun sequence genomic region, the following are encoded:
- the rps27.2 gene encoding 40S ribosomal protein S27.2 isoform X1, whose translation MPLAKDLLLPSSEEEKRRHKKKRLVQSPNSYFMDVKCPGCYKITTVFSHAQTVVLCVGCSTVLCQPTGGKARLTEGCSFRRKQH comes from the exons ATGCCA cttgcaaaGGATCTTTTGCTCCCGAGCTctgaggaggaaaagaggagacACAAGAAAAAACGCCTCGTTCAGAGTCCGAATTCCTATTTTATGGATGTCAAATGTCCAG GTTGCTACAAGATCACCACAGTGTTCAGCCACGCTCAGACAGTAGTGCTGTGTGTCGGCTGTTCCACAGTCCTCTGCCAGCCTACAGGAGGGAAAGCTCGCCTTACAGAAG GATGCTCATTCAGGAGGAAACAGCACTAG
- the rps27.2 gene encoding 40S ribosomal protein S27.2 isoform X2, protein MDVKCPGCYKITTVFSHAQTVVLCVGCSTVLCQPTGGKARLTEGCSFRRKQH, encoded by the exons ATGGATGTCAAATGTCCAG GTTGCTACAAGATCACCACAGTGTTCAGCCACGCTCAGACAGTAGTGCTGTGTGTCGGCTGTTCCACAGTCCTCTGCCAGCCTACAGGAGGGAAAGCTCGCCTTACAGAAG GATGCTCATTCAGGAGGAAACAGCACTAG